One Antarctobacter heliothermus DNA segment encodes these proteins:
- a CDS encoding anthranilate synthase component II, with protein MLLLIDNYDSFTYNLVHYLGEQGADVQVWRNDALNVQEAMALNPAGIVLSPGPGTPDQSGICLALTEAAAETGTPLLGVCLGHQTIGQTFGGTVVRHDEIVHGKMGSMHHHGESVFKGLPSPIKATRYHSLVVRRSDLPETLKVTAELEDGTIMGLMHRDLPIHGVQFHPESIASEHGHAMLQNFLDVLKVPA; from the coding sequence ATGCTGCTCCTGATCGATAACTACGACAGTTTCACCTATAATCTCGTCCATTATCTGGGCGAACAGGGGGCTGATGTACAGGTCTGGCGCAACGACGCGTTAAATGTGCAAGAGGCAATGGCGCTGAACCCGGCGGGTATCGTCCTGTCCCCCGGCCCCGGCACGCCGGACCAGTCGGGCATCTGCCTTGCGCTGACAGAGGCCGCCGCAGAGACGGGCACGCCGCTGTTGGGCGTGTGCCTTGGCCATCAGACCATCGGTCAAACCTTTGGCGGGACTGTTGTGCGCCATGATGAGATCGTGCACGGCAAGATGGGCTCAATGCACCACCACGGGGAAAGCGTGTTCAAAGGCTTGCCCTCACCGATCAAGGCAACCCGCTATCACAGCCTCGTGGTGCGCCGTTCAGACCTGCCCGAGACATTAAAAGTCACGGCAGAGCTGGAGGACGGCACCATCATGGGCCTGATGCACCGCGACCTGCCGATCCACGGCGTGCAATTCCATCCGGAATCCATCGCCTCCGAACATGGGCATGCCATGTTGCAGAACTTTCTCGACGTCCTGAAGGTGCCGGCATGA
- a CDS encoding divergent polysaccharide deacetylase family protein — translation MARGILSGAIWGVVFSGAGLAAISLNTPLPEQGALVPPPVSNVDSSLLADGPDPQPEIAAPEPVTPEPEVPEPEPEPEPEPETPDPSKPRVVETPESDPAAKPDLSKPGVRPQPETGVDRPLVPAGTAPAPADPVIAGADTAPPVPPQVGLAPDAPESAAPDVSDAPRLAGQDRPVLPPVQGAAPGAPRPEAQPVIVTGPAQPPAPVVPDVDRALIPESVDPAPMPDSPDIPFAREPDPVAPTPEPAPEPVAPAPEPEVATPAPAPAPGGPVIGKPATSLFDRTPDVAPVVDPEADPDQALTAPSGALAVLSEDSPLVRFSAAVTVPDGVPRMAVVLVDDGSGPLGPSGLKAFPFPVSFAISPGHPDAVAAAQGYRDLGFEVLVLGDMPEGAQAADVEVTMEGLIRAIPEAVAVLEDPDGSLQDSREVSSQVAAFLRDSGHGLIAQPKGLNTAQKLALKDGVPSVTLFRDFDGEGQDTTMIRRTLDQAAFRARQEDGVVMMGRLRADTISALVLWGLQDRSDTIALVPVSVVLAETLID, via the coding sequence ATGGCACGCGGAATTCTGTCTGGGGCAATTTGGGGTGTGGTGTTCTCTGGGGCGGGTCTGGCGGCGATTTCGCTGAACACGCCACTGCCAGAGCAGGGCGCACTGGTGCCGCCGCCTGTGAGCAATGTGGACAGCAGCCTTTTGGCGGATGGACCAGATCCGCAGCCTGAAATTGCCGCGCCGGAACCTGTGACGCCAGAACCCGAAGTACCAGAGCCAGAACCAGAACCAGAGCCAGAGCCAGAGACTCCCGACCCGTCAAAGCCGCGCGTGGTGGAAACGCCCGAGAGTGATCCGGCGGCCAAGCCCGACCTGTCCAAACCCGGTGTTCGGCCGCAACCGGAAACCGGGGTGGACCGTCCGCTGGTGCCCGCAGGCACGGCGCCCGCGCCTGCCGACCCGGTGATTGCCGGGGCCGATACCGCGCCGCCGGTGCCGCCGCAGGTGGGCCTTGCGCCCGACGCGCCCGAAAGTGCCGCACCCGATGTGTCGGATGCGCCGCGGCTGGCAGGACAGGACAGGCCGGTTCTGCCCCCCGTGCAGGGAGCAGCCCCCGGCGCGCCGCGTCCCGAGGCGCAGCCGGTCATCGTCACCGGCCCGGCACAGCCCCCAGCCCCGGTGGTGCCGGATGTTGATCGTGCTCTGATCCCCGAAAGTGTTGATCCTGCCCCCATGCCGGACTCGCCCGATATCCCCTTTGCTCGCGAACCTGACCCGGTCGCGCCCACGCCTGAACCGGCCCCTGAACCGGTCGCCCCCGCGCCAGAGCCAGAGGTTGCAACCCCGGCGCCAGCACCGGCTCCCGGCGGCCCGGTCATCGGCAAACCCGCAACGTCCCTGTTTGATCGCACGCCGGATGTCGCTCCCGTCGTCGACCCGGAAGCCGATCCGGATCAGGCGCTGACAGCCCCCTCTGGTGCGCTGGCGGTTCTGTCCGAAGACAGCCCCTTGGTACGGTTCTCGGCCGCGGTGACCGTGCCCGACGGCGTGCCGCGCATGGCGGTGGTGCTGGTGGATGACGGCAGCGGGCCGTTGGGGCCGTCGGGTCTTAAGGCGTTCCCCTTTCCCGTCAGCTTTGCCATCTCGCCCGGCCATCCCGATGCGGTGGCAGCGGCACAAGGGTATCGCGATCTTGGGTTCGAGGTGCTGGTGCTGGGCGACATGCCCGAAGGGGCACAGGCCGCCGACGTCGAGGTGACGATGGAGGGGCTGATCCGCGCCATCCCCGAAGCGGTTGCCGTCCTGGAAGATCCTGACGGCAGCCTTCAGGACAGCCGCGAAGTGTCGTCGCAGGTGGCGGCCTTTCTAAGGGACAGCGGTCACGGTCTGATCGCGCAACCCAAGGGGTTGAACACGGCGCAGAAACTGGCGCTCAAGGACGGTGTGCCCTCTGTCACCCTGTTCCGGGACTTTGACGGTGAAGGGCAGGATACCACTATGATCCGCCGCACACTGGATCAGGCCGCGTTTCGGGCGCGGCAAGAGGACGGTGTGGTGATGATGGGGCGTCTGCGCGCTGATACGATCTCGGCGCTTGTGCTTTGGGGATTGCAGGACCGCAGCGACACGATTGCGTTAGTGCCGGTGTCCGTAGTGTTGGCCGAAACGCTCATCGACTAG
- a CDS encoding DUF1638 domain-containing protein: MTIPEPEHLSGADLTAQGLRPAGQGRVLLLACGALAREILALVRLNGWDHMDLACLPAILHNHPEKITDAVRAAVDTHRADYARICVVYADCGTGGLLQAACDEMGIEMVPGPHCYAFFDGLAEFESRGEVTSFYLTDFLSRQFDAFVWRPLGLDRHPQLLEMYFGNYEKLVYLAQTDDPDLTARAEAQAARLGLAFERRFTGYGDLARVLEGWAHQGAPGTGALQSL, from the coding sequence ATGACGATACCCGAACCTGAACACCTCTCCGGTGCCGATTTGACCGCACAGGGCCTGCGCCCTGCCGGTCAGGGACGCGTGCTGTTGCTGGCCTGCGGTGCCCTGGCGCGTGAGATTCTGGCCCTTGTGCGCCTAAACGGTTGGGATCACATGGATCTCGCCTGTCTGCCCGCGATCCTGCACAATCACCCGGAAAAGATTACCGATGCCGTGCGCGCGGCGGTCGATACGCATCGTGCCGACTACGCGCGGATCTGCGTCGTCTATGCCGACTGCGGCACCGGCGGGCTGTTGCAGGCCGCCTGTGACGAAATGGGCATTGAGATGGTGCCGGGGCCGCATTGCTACGCGTTCTTCGACGGGCTGGCCGAGTTCGAATCGCGCGGTGAGGTCACGTCATTCTATCTGACCGACTTTCTCAGCCGTCAGTTTGACGCGTTTGTGTGGCGGCCCCTTGGCCTCGACCGCCATCCGCAACTGCTTGAAATGTATTTCGGCAACTATGAAAAGCTGGTCTATCTGGCGCAAACCGATGACCCGGATCTGACAGCACGGGCCGAAGCACAGGCCGCGCGACTGGGACTGGCGTTTGAACGGCGGTTTACCGGCTATGGCGATCTGGCGCGCGTGCTGGAAGGCTGGGCGCATCAGGGCGCACCGGGAACAGGGGCTCTGCAAAGCCTCTAA
- a CDS encoding YbjQ family protein — MLIVTTETVAGRPVTESLGLVRGATVRAKHVGTDIVAALKSLVGGELSGYSSLMAGAREQALDRMMAEAQALGADAIVCMRVQTSTIARGASEIVAYGTAVRLAPEQARNSA, encoded by the coding sequence ATGCTGATCGTGACCACCGAAACCGTTGCTGGCCGACCCGTGACCGAATCCCTTGGTCTTGTGCGCGGCGCGACTGTGCGCGCCAAACATGTTGGCACCGATATTGTCGCGGCGCTGAAATCCCTCGTTGGCGGCGAGTTGTCGGGCTATTCCTCGCTGATGGCGGGGGCGCGTGAACAGGCGCTGGACCGGATGATGGCAGAGGCGCAGGCCCTTGGGGCCGATGCAATTGTCTGTATGCGGGTCCAAACCTCGACGATTGCCAGAGGCGCGTCAGAGATAGTCGCCTATGGCACCGCTGTGCGGCTGGCCCCGGAACAGGCGCGGAATTCCGCCTGA
- a CDS encoding corrinoid protein, with product MSDEEDDIILSELDDEELVQQMFDDLYDGLREEIMEAVNILLERGWAPYRVLTEALVGGMTIVGNDFRDGILFVPEVLLAANAMKGGMSILKPLLAETGAPRMGSMVIGTVKGDIHDIGKNLVAMMMEGAGFEVVDLGINNAVDAYLGAMAEHKPDILGMSALLTTTMPYMKVVIDTMKEQGIRDDYIVLVGGAPLNEEFGKAIGADAYCRDAAVAVETAKKFIARKHNQMAAG from the coding sequence ATGTCCGACGAAGAAGACGACATCATCCTTTCTGAACTGGACGATGAGGAACTGGTCCAACAGATGTTCGACGACCTCTACGATGGTCTCAGAGAAGAGATCATGGAAGCGGTCAACATCCTGCTGGAGCGCGGCTGGGCACCCTACCGCGTCCTGACAGAGGCGCTTGTCGGGGGCATGACCATCGTCGGCAATGATTTCCGCGACGGTATTCTCTTTGTCCCCGAGGTGCTGCTGGCCGCCAACGCGATGAAGGGCGGCATGTCCATCCTCAAGCCGCTGCTGGCCGAAACCGGCGCGCCGCGCATGGGGTCAATGGTGATCGGCACCGTAAAGGGCGACATCCACGATATTGGCAAGAACCTTGTGGCCATGATGATGGAGGGCGCGGGTTTTGAGGTTGTCGATCTCGGCATCAACAACGCTGTCGACGCCTATCTTGGCGCGATGGCAGAGCATAAGCCGGACATCCTTGGCATGTCGGCACTGCTGACCACCACCATGCCTTACATGAAGGTCGTCATCGACACGATGAAGGAACAGGGCATCCGCGACGATTACATCGTGCTGGTGGGTGGCGCGCCGCTGAATGAGGAATTCGGCAAGGCCATCGGTGCGGACGCCTATTGCCGCGACGCGGCCGTTGCCGTGGAAACAGCCAAGAAGTTCATCGCGCGCAAGCACAACCAGATGGCGGCGGGCTAA
- a CDS encoding PA0069 family radical SAM protein — MSLPNRPVDPALARGRAALSRECGRYERLRREDVHDGWDMPEEGTVFRTEVSDEVPRSVISYVRSPDLPFDRSLNPYRGCEHGCIYCFARPTHAWLGLSPGLDFETRLVARPTAPQVLARELRARKYSVAPLAIGTNTDPYQPIERDRGIMRACLEVLRDFRHPVAIVTKGALIERDIDILSDMAAQGLARVGISVTTLDEALSRRMEPRAPGPKRRLQVIRRLVDAGVPVRIMASPMVPALTDPELETILTAGAEAGATSASWIMLRLPLEVAELWQNWLETHYPDRAARIMNHLRDMHGGEVYSSKWFARMRGEGPYADLLAARFKRAARRLGLDRDQPPLRRDLFCPPPQKGDQLDLF, encoded by the coding sequence ATGTCCTTGCCCAACCGCCCTGTCGACCCCGCCTTGGCCCGTGGCCGGGCCGCACTCAGCCGTGAGTGTGGCCGCTATGAACGCTTGCGGCGGGAGGATGTTCACGACGGGTGGGACATGCCTGAAGAAGGCACAGTGTTCCGCACCGAGGTCAGCGATGAGGTGCCGCGCTCTGTCATCAGCTACGTCCGCTCGCCGGATCTGCCCTTTGACCGATCGCTCAATCCGTATCGCGGGTGTGAGCACGGGTGCATCTATTGTTTCGCCCGCCCGACACATGCCTGGCTGGGCCTGTCGCCGGGTCTGGATTTTGAGACACGGCTGGTGGCACGGCCCACAGCGCCGCAGGTCTTGGCGCGGGAACTGCGGGCGAGGAAATACAGCGTCGCGCCGCTGGCCATCGGCACCAACACCGATCCCTACCAGCCGATCGAACGGGATCGTGGCATCATGCGCGCCTGTCTGGAGGTGCTGCGCGATTTCCGCCACCCGGTTGCCATCGTGACCAAGGGCGCGCTGATCGAACGCGATATTGATATTCTGTCCGATATGGCGGCTCAGGGCCTTGCGCGCGTCGGGATTTCCGTCACCACGTTGGATGAGGCTCTGTCGCGCCGCATGGAACCGCGCGCGCCGGGGCCAAAGCGCCGTTTGCAGGTGATCCGCAGGCTGGTTGATGCCGGGGTGCCGGTGCGCATCATGGCCTCGCCCATGGTGCCGGCACTGACCGACCCGGAACTGGAGACGATCCTGACAGCGGGCGCCGAGGCCGGGGCGACCTCTGCCAGCTGGATCATGCTGCGCCTTCCGCTGGAGGTGGCGGAGCTGTGGCAGAACTGGCTGGAGACGCATTACCCGGACCGCGCGGCACGCATCATGAACCACCTGCGCGACATGCACGGCGGAGAGGTCTATTCCTCCAAGTGGTTCGCGCGGATGCGCGGCGAGGGGCCGTATGCCGATCTGCTGGCGGCCCGGTTCAAACGTGCCGCGCGGCGTCTGGGGCTGGACCGCGATCAGCCGCCCCTGCGCCGTGACCTGTTCTGCCCGCCGCCGCAAAAAGGCGACCAGCTCGACCTGTTCTAG
- the bmt gene encoding betaine--homocysteine S-methyltransferase, with protein MTDALTRALSQRDWLLADGATGTNLFNMGLQSGDAPEFWNEDEPDKIRALYRGAVDAGSDLFLTNSFGANASRLKLHDAGHRAYELSKLAAELGREIADASGREVIVAGSVGPTGEIMGAAGSLSHERAVEMFEETANGLKDGGADVLWVETISAPEEYMAAAEAFANAGMPWCGTMSFDTAGRTMMGMTSAGMVKMVEELPNPPIGFGANCGVGASDLLRTVLGFVAQGTERPIIAKGNAGIPKYHEGHIHYDGTPALMAEYALMARNSGARIIGGCCGTMPNHLSAMRAALETHEPGPRPTLEQITETLGGFSSESDGTDGEGPTRERKNKRRRTS; from the coding sequence ATGACCGACGCACTCACCCGAGCCCTATCCCAGCGCGACTGGCTGTTGGCGGACGGGGCCACAGGCACCAATCTGTTCAACATGGGCCTGCAATCCGGGGATGCACCGGAATTCTGGAACGAAGACGAACCGGACAAGATCCGCGCGCTGTATCGCGGCGCGGTCGACGCGGGGTCGGACCTGTTCCTGACCAACTCCTTTGGGGCCAATGCCTCACGCCTGAAATTGCACGACGCCGGGCACCGCGCCTATGAGCTGTCCAAGCTGGCCGCCGAACTGGGCCGTGAAATTGCCGACGCCTCGGGGCGTGAGGTGATCGTGGCCGGGTCTGTCGGTCCCACGGGTGAAATCATGGGCGCGGCAGGATCGCTTAGCCATGAACGCGCGGTCGAAATGTTCGAAGAAACCGCCAACGGCCTGAAAGACGGTGGCGCGGATGTCCTTTGGGTCGAAACGATTTCAGCCCCCGAAGAATACATGGCCGCCGCCGAAGCCTTTGCCAACGCCGGAATGCCGTGGTGCGGCACCATGAGTTTCGACACCGCCGGGCGCACCATGATGGGCATGACGTCGGCCGGAATGGTCAAGATGGTCGAGGAGTTGCCAAACCCACCAATCGGGTTTGGCGCGAACTGCGGCGTCGGCGCATCAGACCTGTTGCGGACGGTCTTGGGTTTTGTCGCGCAAGGCACTGAACGGCCGATCATCGCCAAGGGCAACGCCGGCATCCCGAAATACCACGAGGGGCACATCCACTATGACGGCACGCCCGCACTGATGGCTGAATACGCGCTGATGGCGCGCAACTCTGGCGCGCGGATCATCGGCGGCTGCTGTGGCACCATGCCCAATCACCTCAGCGCGATGCGCGCGGCTCTGGAAACCCATGAGCCGGGACCGCGCCCGACGCTGGAACAGATCACCGAAACGCTTGGCGGGTTTTCCTCCGAGAGCGACGGCACCGACGGCGAAGGCCCCACCCGCGAGCGCAAGAACAAGCGTCGGCGGACCTCGTGA
- a CDS encoding YdcF family protein, with translation MGIRRGLFWGLRALGYYTAFCLALVIGSSLLTRDCWVVAQTYDIGVILGGGREGEAHVLEHETGRIHTGVFLYTQGIVPQLHLTGGGDPRTHKSSAIGMAEIARAKGIPDTAMTLETRSLSTLQNVLFSRPDLPQDARLLLVTEPYHAWRASASFVWGGRPGDVCASQRPGRDPGSKAGVILRETASWAVNIPRAAIWSLATVFGLNDRLPTAFLT, from the coding sequence ATGGGAATAAGGCGCGGCCTGTTCTGGGGTCTTCGGGCACTTGGCTATTACACGGCGTTTTGTCTGGCCTTGGTGATTGGGTCCAGTCTGCTGACGCGGGACTGTTGGGTCGTCGCTCAAACCTATGACATTGGCGTCATTCTGGGCGGCGGCAGAGAGGGCGAAGCCCATGTTCTGGAACATGAGACAGGTCGGATACATACCGGCGTGTTCCTCTACACCCAAGGTATCGTCCCACAACTGCACCTTACCGGCGGTGGTGATCCGCGCACCCACAAGAGCAGCGCAATTGGCATGGCTGAGATTGCCCGCGCCAAGGGCATCCCGGACACTGCGATGACGTTAGAGACGCGCTCTTTGTCGACCTTGCAGAACGTGCTGTTCTCCCGGCCTGACCTGCCACAGGACGCACGCCTGTTGCTGGTCACTGAACCCTATCACGCATGGCGCGCTTCGGCGTCGTTTGTCTGGGGCGGGCGGCCCGGTGATGTCTGCGCTAGCCAGAGACCGGGCCGCGACCCCGGATCGAAGGCCGGTGTCATCTTGCGCGAAACCGCGTCATGGGCCGTCAATATTCCGCGTGCCGCGATCTGGTCTTTGGCGACTGTGTTTGGCTTAAATGACAGGCTGCCGACGGCGTTTTTGACTTGA
- the guaA gene encoding glutamine-hydrolyzing GMP synthase: MTEIQHDRLLIIDFGSQVTQLIARRLRELNVYCEIHPYQNVTDDFLSDFAPKAVIFSGGPDSVTREGSPRPPRTVYDLGVPILGICYGQQVMMQDLGGKVVAGEGTSEFGRAYVQPADQRLDMLTGWFMDGTGREQVWMSHGDHVSEIAPGFEVFGTSPGAPFAITGDPARQFYAVQFHPEVHHTPNGATLYENFVRAAGFKGDWTMNAYREEAVQKIREQVGDAKVICALSGGVDSSVAAALIHEAVGDQLTCVFVDHGLLRLNEAEEVVGMFRDHMNLHVIHAEEQELFLGELDGVSDPETKRKIIGKLFIDVFQKYADGIEGARFLAQGTLYPDVIESVSFSGGPSVTIKSHHNVGGLPEKMGLTLVEPLRELFKDEVRALGHELGLPASFIGRHPFPGPGLAIRCPGEITREKLEILRKADAVYIDQIRKHGLYDDIWQAFVAILPVRTVGVMGDGRTYDFACALRAVTSVDGMTADYYPFSHEFLGETATRIINEVKGINRVTYDVTSKPPGTIEWE; the protein is encoded by the coding sequence ATGACCGAGATCCAGCATGACCGCCTCCTTATCATCGACTTTGGCAGCCAGGTAACGCAGCTGATTGCGCGCCGCCTGCGTGAGCTGAATGTCTATTGTGAAATCCACCCTTACCAGAACGTCACCGACGATTTTCTGAGCGATTTCGCTCCGAAGGCGGTGATCTTCTCGGGCGGGCCCGATTCGGTAACGCGAGAGGGCAGTCCGCGCCCGCCGCGCACCGTCTATGATCTGGGCGTACCGATTCTGGGCATCTGCTATGGCCAGCAGGTCATGATGCAGGATTTGGGCGGCAAGGTTGTCGCCGGTGAGGGCACGTCCGAGTTTGGACGCGCCTATGTGCAGCCCGCCGATCAACGTCTGGACATGCTGACCGGCTGGTTCATGGACGGCACCGGGCGCGAGCAGGTCTGGATGAGCCACGGCGACCACGTCTCGGAAATCGCACCGGGGTTTGAGGTGTTCGGCACCTCGCCGGGTGCGCCCTTTGCCATCACGGGCGATCCCGCGCGTCAGTTCTACGCAGTACAGTTCCACCCGGAGGTGCATCACACCCCCAACGGTGCCACGCTATATGAGAACTTTGTGCGTGCCGCAGGCTTCAAGGGCGACTGGACCATGAACGCCTACCGCGAAGAAGCGGTGCAAAAGATCCGCGAACAGGTGGGCGATGCGAAAGTCATCTGCGCACTCTCCGGCGGGGTCGATTCCTCGGTCGCCGCCGCACTGATTCATGAGGCCGTTGGCGATCAACTGACCTGCGTCTTTGTCGATCACGGGTTGCTGCGCCTGAACGAGGCAGAAGAAGTCGTGGGTATGTTCCGCGACCACATGAACCTGCATGTTATCCACGCCGAGGAACAGGAACTGTTCCTCGGCGAATTGGATGGCGTGTCCGACCCCGAGACCAAGCGCAAGATCATCGGCAAGCTGTTTATTGACGTGTTCCAGAAATACGCCGACGGGATTGAGGGCGCGCGTTTCCTTGCTCAAGGGACATTGTACCCGGATGTGATCGAGTCGGTGTCGTTTAGCGGTGGGCCTTCGGTGACGATCAAATCGCACCACAACGTCGGCGGCTTGCCGGAAAAGATGGGGCTGACACTGGTCGAACCGCTGCGCGAGTTGTTCAAGGATGAGGTGCGCGCGCTGGGGCATGAGTTGGGCTTGCCTGCCAGTTTCATCGGCCGTCACCCCTTCCCCGGACCGGGTCTTGCGATCCGCTGCCCCGGAGAGATCACCCGCGAAAAGCTGGAGATCCTGCGCAAGGCAGATGCGGTCTATATCGACCAGATCCGCAAACACGGGCTGTATGACGACATTTGGCAGGCCTTTGTGGCCATCCTGCCGGTGCGCACCGTGGGTGTGATGGGCGACGGTCGCACCTATGACTTTGCCTGCGCCCTGCGCGCGGTGACATCGGTCGACGGCATGACAGCGGACTACTACCCGTTCAGCCATGAATTCCTCGGTGAAACTGCGACCCGCATCATCAACGAGGTCAAGGGCATCAACCGCGTCACCTATGACGTGACCTCCAAACCCCCCGGCACGATTGAATGGGAATAA